The following are from one region of the Pseudorasbora parva isolate DD20220531a chromosome 12, ASM2467924v1, whole genome shotgun sequence genome:
- the LOC137093456 gene encoding uncharacterized protein — MTTPTPSATPFADIITSLAALHQEQHQSMLELRADQERRFEAIVRGQQEDRERFRSWIDREVRTEAAGLASAPVHVPLHKMGPQDDPEAFIDLFQKAAEACGWPRAQWPVRLIPLLTGEAQAAAQQLPVANLLDYEDLKRAIIQRVGRTPEQHRQRFRSLEWGETGRPFAMAHQLRDACRKWLLAGGSDVDHIVDLVVLEQFITRLPKKTAEWVQCHRPTSLTTAINLAEDHLVACPGVGEPRLTSPSLSPPSVSPSRPVPLPRSRPPGPPRIPPRGRGGMGPGQYGSSRAPPRGAGLLGSGGDNGSGSTPPPRSYSNPLPAAGAAGRPGLACWRCGDPDHFVDRCPMMDIGTMIRVPDVQRTTPDQAGEYQVP; from the exons atgactacaccaacgccctccgccacgccgtttgcggacattatcacctctctcgcggccctccaccaggaacaacatcagtccatgctggagctgcgggcggaccaggagcgccgattcgaggccatcgtccgcggccagcaagaggaccgcgagaggttccggagctggatagaccgggaggttcgcaccgaagccgccgggctcgccagcgcaccggtccacgtgcccctacacaagatggggccacaagacgatcccgaggccttcatcgATCTTTTTCAGAAAgcagcggaggcctgcgggtggccccgggcacagtggccggtgcgcctcattccACTGCTCaccggagaagcccaggcggccgcccaacaactgccggtggcgaacctcctggattatGAAGATCTtaagagggccatcatccagcgggtcggtcggacccccgaacagcaccgtcagcggttccgctcgctggagtggggggagaccggccggcccttcgcgatggcccaccagctccgggacgcatgccgcaaatggctattggccggtggaagcgacgtggaccacatcgtcgatctggtggtactggagcagttcatcactcggctacctaagaagaccgccgagtgggtccagtgccaccggcccacgtcgctgacgacggccatcaacctggcggaggaccatctggtggcgtgcccgggggtcggcgaaccccgactaacctctccctctctctctcccccctctgtctctccttctcgccctgtccctctccctaggtcccgccctccagggccccctcgcattccccccagaggtcggggtggaatgggcccagggcagtacgggagttcgagggccccgcccaggggggcggggctgctggggtcgggcggggataacggttccggttccaccccccctccacgctcatattccaacccactccccgccgcaggggcggcgggcaggcctgggctggcctgctggcggtgcggcgacccggaccattttgtggaccgatgtccaatgatggacatcgggacaatgatccgggtcccggacgttcagcggaccacccctgatcaagcaggagagtaccaagttcct taa